In the genome of Desulfovibrio desulfuricans, one region contains:
- the gltA gene encoding NADPH-dependent glutamate synthase — protein sequence MENNKPKKTVAPRVDMPCQPAQVRRSNFEEVALGYTRDMAQTEASRCLQCKKPLCVTGCPVEVPIRDFIHQVAEGNMDAAYRIIKTTNSLPAVCGRVCPQEHQCEGKCVLKAKGQPVAIGRLERFVADTYIATTACEQVTGTNACALPLGSKKVACIGSGPSSLTCAGVCATAGIKVDVFEALHEPGGVLIYGIPAFRLPKNVVATEINGLRQAGVDFHLNSVGGRTIDIADLRKEYDAVFIGVGAGLPVFLGVPGENLVGVFSANEYLTRVNLGRAYNFPTQDTPAYPGKHVTVFGAGNVAMDAARTALRMGAESVHVVYRRTRAEMPARLEELEHAEEEGVQFAMLSAPLRFNGDAEMRLQSVTLQRMELGEPDASGRRRPVPVTGSEYDLPTDLAVVALGTRSNPILLEATPELKLNKRGYIEADEATGETSIPNVFAGGDIVTGAATVILAMGAGRKAGQEIVKRIAG from the coding sequence ATGGAGAATAACAAGCCCAAAAAGACCGTGGCTCCCCGTGTGGATATGCCCTGTCAGCCCGCCCAGGTGCGCCGCAGCAACTTTGAAGAAGTCGCCCTCGGCTACACCAGGGATATGGCCCAGACCGAAGCCAGCCGCTGCCTGCAGTGCAAAAAACCCCTGTGCGTCACCGGCTGCCCGGTCGAAGTGCCCATCCGCGACTTTATCCACCAGGTGGCCGAGGGCAACATGGACGCGGCCTACCGCATCATCAAGACCACCAACAGCCTGCCCGCCGTCTGCGGTCGCGTATGCCCGCAAGAGCACCAGTGCGAAGGCAAGTGCGTGCTCAAGGCCAAGGGCCAGCCCGTGGCCATTGGCCGTCTTGAACGCTTTGTGGCCGACACCTACATTGCCACCACCGCCTGTGAGCAGGTAACGGGCACCAACGCCTGCGCCTTGCCCCTGGGCAGCAAAAAGGTCGCCTGCATCGGCTCCGGCCCCTCGTCCCTGACCTGTGCGGGCGTTTGCGCCACGGCGGGCATCAAGGTGGACGTTTTTGAAGCCCTGCACGAGCCCGGCGGCGTGCTCATTTACGGCATCCCTGCCTTCCGCCTGCCCAAAAACGTGGTCGCCACCGAAATCAACGGCCTGCGCCAGGCCGGGGTAGACTTTCACCTCAATTCCGTGGGCGGCCGCACCATCGACATCGCCGATTTGCGCAAGGAATACGACGCCGTGTTCATCGGCGTGGGCGCCGGTCTGCCCGTCTTTTTGGGCGTCCCCGGCGAGAACCTGGTGGGCGTGTTCTCGGCCAACGAGTACCTTACCCGCGTCAACCTCGGGCGTGCCTACAACTTTCCCACGCAGGACACCCCTGCCTACCCCGGCAAACACGTGACCGTGTTCGGCGCGGGCAACGTGGCCATGGACGCGGCGCGCACAGCCCTGCGCATGGGCGCTGAAAGCGTGCACGTCGTCTACCGCCGCACCAGGGCGGAAATGCCCGCCCGCCTGGAAGAGCTGGAACACGCGGAGGAAGAAGGCGTGCAGTTTGCCATGCTCTCCGCCCCGCTGCGTTTTAACGGCGATGCGGAGATGCGCCTGCAGTCCGTAACCCTGCAGCGCATGGAACTGGGCGAACCCGACGCATCAGGCCGTCGCAGGCCCGTGCCTGTTACAGGGTCGGAATATGACCTGCCCACCGATCTGGCCGTTGTGGCTCTGGGCACGCGCTCCAACCCCATCCTGCTCGAGGCCACCCCGGAGCTCAAGCTCAACAAGCGGGGCTACATCGAGGCCGACGAAGCCACGGGCGAAACCTCCATACCCAACGTTTTTGCGGGCGGCGACATCGTCACCGGCGCGGCCACGGTCATTCTGGCCATGGGCGCGGGCCGCAAGGCCGGACAGGAAATTGTCAAAAGGATAGCTGGCTGA
- a CDS encoding ATP-binding cassette domain-containing protein, whose product MSEIIVSIDDVSLFLPGDSSQKLVLHNIGWQVRRGEHCALLGPNGSGKSTLLRLMRGELWPAQGRILWHGPDGAEDSPLAGRAMTALVSPAQQENYQRQAWDLTGRDLLLTGFEDTPLVYADSTVYRRQAVEAMAAQLDAEGLLERTVPTFSQGQLRLLLLGRALLRAPTLLLLDECDEGLDERYRQIFFETLGEYANRCTVVMTAHRAANIPDWCAGRRYVRNGRLFAAPPAGDAAEAAPMRSAVTPASGGLAAHGKHAMLDLDNVTVFIDRQAVLHDISWCMHQGENWRITGANGSGKSTLLRLLAGDEFAAAGGTLERWLPSQGGQVDTLEDVRKGVRLVSDLSQALYGYELNALDMICTGFDNSIGVYRRFSEAERAEAKNCMALMFPEESPERLAQIERQSIRHLSTGQLRRLFLARALVGGPDILLLDEPCSGLDAASRAQYLHLLDQLAAQGIQMVFISHHNEDAPLCINREAHMEGGRLRVVL is encoded by the coding sequence ATGTCCGAAATTATAGTCTCCATCGACGATGTAAGTCTTTTTTTACCCGGCGATTCCAGCCAGAAGCTTGTGCTGCACAACATCGGCTGGCAGGTGCGGCGCGGCGAGCACTGCGCGCTGCTTGGCCCCAACGGTTCCGGCAAGTCAACCCTGCTGCGCCTCATGCGCGGCGAGCTGTGGCCCGCCCAGGGCCGCATACTGTGGCACGGCCCCGACGGCGCGGAAGACTCCCCCCTGGCTGGCCGAGCCATGACCGCCCTGGTGTCGCCCGCGCAGCAAGAAAACTATCAGCGGCAGGCCTGGGATCTCACGGGCCGCGACCTTCTGCTCACCGGCTTTGAAGACACCCCCCTGGTGTATGCCGACAGCACGGTTTACCGACGGCAGGCGGTGGAGGCCATGGCCGCGCAGCTGGATGCCGAGGGGCTGCTTGAACGCACGGTGCCCACGTTTTCGCAGGGGCAGCTGCGCCTGCTGCTGCTTGGCCGCGCCCTGCTGCGCGCCCCGACCCTGCTGTTGCTGGACGAATGCGACGAAGGTCTGGACGAGCGTTACCGGCAGATTTTTTTTGAAACGCTGGGCGAATACGCCAATCGCTGCACGGTGGTGATGACAGCTCACCGCGCCGCCAATATTCCCGACTGGTGCGCGGGACGCCGTTATGTGCGCAATGGCCGCCTGTTTGCCGCCCCGCCCGCGGGGGACGCGGCAGAGGCCGCCCCGATGCGGAGCGCCGTAACGCCCGCATCCGGCGGGCTGGCCGCCCACGGCAAGCACGCCATGCTCGACCTGGACAACGTCACTGTATTTATCGACCGGCAGGCAGTGCTGCACGACATCAGCTGGTGCATGCACCAGGGCGAAAACTGGCGCATAACCGGGGCCAACGGCTCCGGCAAATCCACCTTGCTGCGTCTGCTGGCGGGGGATGAATTTGCGGCCGCCGGCGGCACGCTTGAACGCTGGCTGCCCAGCCAGGGCGGGCAGGTGGATACGCTTGAGGACGTGCGCAAGGGCGTGCGCCTGGTTTCTGACCTTTCGCAGGCGCTTTACGGCTATGAGCTCAACGCGCTCGACATGATCTGTACAGGGTTTGACAACAGCATCGGCGTGTACCGGCGTTTTTCCGAGGCCGAACGGGCCGAGGCCAAAAACTGCATGGCCCTTATGTTTCCAGAAGAATCCCCTGAGCGGCTCGCGCAGATCGAGCGGCAGTCCATCCGCCACCTGTCCACCGGGCAGCTGCGGCGTCTCTTTCTGGCGCGGGCGCTGGTGGGTGGGCCGGACATCCTGCTGCTGGACGAACCGTGCTCCGGCCTTGATGCGGCCAGCCGCGCCCAGTACCTGCACCTGCTCGACCAGCTCGCCGCGCAGGGCATCCAGATGGTCTTTATTTCGCACCATAATGAAGACGCCCCCCTGTGCATAAACAGGGAGGCGCATATGGAAGGCGGCAGGCTGCGCGTGGTGCTGTAG
- a CDS encoding LutC/YkgG family protein, with amino-acid sequence MTQQELVEAFSAKAAAVNAVVQEVPSMAAALQYIVDVCANKAPAELLADEPGTEQGPLGPNKVPTRVKRVVAAPQMSEADYATLAAACEEKGFLCIREGLRNYLAGIDVGVSTAELGIAASGTCMLNTDSEDVRLTGMISEVSVLMLRKSTIYPDLPAMAQLLRERMNAGSATYTTLVTGPSRTADIERVAAVGVHGPLELHIILLED; translated from the coding sequence ATGACACAGCAGGAATTGGTAGAAGCCTTTTCCGCCAAGGCTGCGGCAGTTAACGCCGTGGTCCAGGAAGTGCCCAGCATGGCAGCCGCCTTGCAATATATTGTGGATGTGTGCGCCAACAAGGCGCCTGCCGAACTTCTGGCTGACGAGCCCGGCACCGAGCAGGGCCCGCTTGGCCCCAACAAGGTTCCTACGCGCGTCAAGCGTGTGGTCGCCGCGCCGCAGATGAGCGAGGCCGATTACGCCACGCTGGCCGCCGCCTGCGAAGAAAAGGGTTTTCTGTGCATCCGTGAAGGGCTGCGCAACTATCTTGCCGGTATCGATGTGGGTGTTTCCACTGCGGAACTGGGCATTGCCGCCAGCGGAACCTGTATGCTCAATACCGACAGCGAAGATGTGCGCCTTACGGGCATGATCTCCGAGGTGTCCGTTTTGATGCTGCGCAAATCCACTATTTACCCCGATCTGCCTGCAATGGCCCAGTTGCTGCGCGAGCGCATGAACGCGGGCTCCGCCACCTACACCACCCTGGTGACCGGCCCCAGCCGTACAGCCGATATCGAGCGGGTGGCGGCCGTGGGCGTGCATGGGCCGCTGGAACTGCATATCATTTTGTTGGAGGACTAA
- a CDS encoding DedA family protein: protein MEFLSSFVSFVLHIDVHLFELANQYGLWLYGILFVVVFCETGLVVTPFLPGDSLLFASGVVAGAGLMGYGEIMGVLLAAGVMGDAVNYMIGRHVGPAIFSRENRFIKKDHLLKAHRFYERHGGKAIVLARFVPIVRTFAPFVAGIALMHPPTFFLFNITGCVLWVGGLVSAGYFLGNLEWARQNFSLIVYGIIAISVLPVLVEVARSRMGRKG, encoded by the coding sequence ATGGAATTTTTGAGCAGCTTTGTGAGTTTTGTGCTGCACATTGATGTGCATCTGTTTGAACTGGCCAACCAGTATGGTTTGTGGCTGTACGGCATACTGTTTGTTGTTGTTTTTTGCGAGACAGGGCTTGTGGTGACGCCCTTTTTGCCGGGCGATTCCCTGCTGTTTGCCTCTGGCGTGGTGGCGGGGGCCGGGCTGATGGGCTATGGCGAAATCATGGGCGTGCTGCTGGCTGCGGGCGTGATGGGCGACGCGGTCAACTATATGATCGGTCGTCATGTGGGCCCGGCCATATTTTCGCGCGAGAACCGGTTTATAAAAAAAGACCATTTGCTCAAGGCGCACCGGTTTTACGAACGGCATGGGGGCAAGGCCATTGTGCTTGCCCGCTTTGTGCCCATTGTGCGCACCTTTGCCCCTTTTGTGGCCGGTATAGCCCTTATGCACCCGCCCACGTTTTTTTTGTTCAACATCACGGGGTGCGTCCTGTGGGTGGGCGGTCTTGTTTCCGCCGGCTATTTTCTTGGCAATCTTGAATGGGCCCGGCAGAATTTCAGCCTGATCGTTTACGGCATCATCGCCATTTCCGTGCTGCCGGTGCTTGTCGAAGTGGCGCGCTCCCGCATGGGCCGCAAGGGTTAG
- a CDS encoding histidinol-phosphatase, which translates to MILADLHTHTKYSHGGNTPAEMHAAAQARGLEYMGFTEHSPRPVGFDYTHEYREQLTRHLPDYVHEVCGLRAANANGPCRVLFGMEMDWLEGQEDFTRASCAAYDFDYLLGSVHFIGKWGFDDGAEPWKAFSQEECERQYQAYFEAWERMILSGLFNIAAHPDLIKIFSVEQFHIWLAKPQGQALVGRGLAALKRMGMGMEISSAGIRKLCREIYPAPPIMVMARQLDLPVSFASDAHATEDVGYGFARLASYARAFGFAEYTIFDRGQRLVLPL; encoded by the coding sequence ATGATTCTCGCAGACTTGCACACGCACACCAAGTACTCGCACGGCGGCAACACACCGGCCGAAATGCACGCGGCAGCTCAGGCCAGGGGGCTTGAGTACATGGGCTTTACCGAGCACTCGCCCCGCCCCGTGGGCTTTGACTACACCCACGAATACCGCGAGCAGCTCACCAGACACCTGCCCGACTACGTGCACGAGGTCTGCGGCCTGCGCGCGGCCAACGCCAACGGGCCCTGCCGCGTTCTTTTCGGCATGGAGATGGACTGGCTTGAAGGGCAGGAGGACTTTACCCGCGCATCCTGCGCCGCCTACGACTTTGACTACCTGCTCGGCAGCGTGCACTTTATCGGCAAGTGGGGCTTTGACGACGGCGCTGAACCATGGAAGGCCTTTTCGCAGGAAGAATGCGAAAGACAGTACCAGGCCTATTTTGAAGCATGGGAACGCATGATCCTGTCCGGCCTCTTCAACATTGCCGCGCATCCCGACCTCATAAAAATCTTTTCGGTCGAACAGTTCCACATCTGGCTGGCTAAACCGCAAGGTCAGGCCCTGGTGGGGCGGGGGCTGGCGGCCCTTAAACGCATGGGCATGGGCATGGAAATTTCCTCCGCCGGCATCCGCAAGCTCTGCCGCGAAATTTACCCTGCGCCGCCCATCATGGTTATGGCCCGGCAGCTGGATCTGCCCGTCAGCTTTGCCTCCGACGCTCACGCCACCGAAGACGTGGGCTACGGCTTTGCCCGGCTGGCCTCCTACGCCCGCGCCTTTGGTTTTGCCGAATATACCATTTTTGACCGGGGCCAGCGCCTGGTGCTGCCCCTGTAA
- the ldhH gene encoding L-lactate dehydrogenase (quinone) large subunit LdhH — MHDALKSSSGYHKELDEALNDEFLRRTLDTFAVAYRANREAVFKEVDEKALIKQIADAKDYACQHMEELYAQFKTEAEKRGVHVHRAATAAEANDIIVRIAKENKVKKVVKSKSMTAEEIGLNTALEGNGLIVDETDLGEWIIQLRHEGPSHMVMPAIHLSRYQVADDFTKATGVKQDSDIQRLVKVARVQLRRKFIAADMGVSGCNFAVAENGAISTVTNEGNARMVTTLPRVHVAIAGLDKLVTKLDDALVALQVLPRNATAQRLTSYVTWMCGAGPCAASADNKKVLHVVFLDNGRTEIAKDPLFSQVFRCVRCGACANVCPVYRLVGGHKMGYIYIGAIGLILTYFFHGKDRARILSQNCMGCESCANVCAGGIDLPRLIREVRSRLNAEQGAPVEANLLSAVMKNRKLFHKLLKFASFAQKPFTRGAQFQRHLPAVFLGKHNFKALPAIANKSFRDRWPDLAPKVQNPTLRVALFSGCAQDFIYPEELEACVKILAAKNVAVDFPMEQSCCGLPLEMMGQRKTSVDVAKQNIAAFRGGNYDYIITLCASCAGHLKHHYPEILDSDFSTVEAQAFAAKIIDFSSFVHDVLGLKPEDFNKSAQKVTYHASCHLCRGLGVKKAPRELIGDAAEYVPCEEEEVCCGFGGSYSVKFPEISAQLLDKKIANMKATGADRLVVDCPGCVMQIRGGAEKQGLKIKVDHIAELLAENLKK, encoded by the coding sequence ATGCATGACGCGCTCAAGAGCTCATCGGGCTATCATAAGGAACTGGACGAGGCCCTCAACGACGAATTTTTGCGCCGCACCCTTGATACCTTTGCCGTGGCCTACCGCGCCAACCGCGAAGCCGTGTTCAAGGAAGTGGACGAAAAAGCCCTGATCAAGCAGATTGCCGACGCAAAGGACTATGCCTGTCAGCACATGGAAGAACTGTACGCGCAGTTCAAGACCGAGGCCGAAAAGCGCGGCGTGCACGTGCACCGTGCCGCCACCGCTGCCGAAGCCAACGACATCATCGTTCGCATTGCCAAGGAAAACAAAGTCAAAAAGGTGGTCAAGTCCAAGTCCATGACCGCCGAAGAAATCGGGCTGAACACCGCCCTTGAAGGCAACGGCCTGATTGTGGACGAAACCGACCTTGGCGAATGGATCATCCAGTTGCGCCACGAAGGTCCTTCGCACATGGTTATGCCCGCCATCCACCTGTCGCGTTATCAGGTGGCCGACGACTTTACCAAGGCCACCGGCGTCAAGCAGGACTCGGACATCCAGCGCCTGGTCAAGGTGGCCCGCGTGCAGCTGCGCCGCAAGTTTATCGCCGCCGACATGGGCGTGAGCGGCTGCAACTTTGCCGTGGCCGAAAACGGCGCAATCTCTACCGTCACCAACGAAGGCAACGCCCGCATGGTCACCACCCTGCCGCGCGTGCATGTGGCCATTGCCGGTCTGGACAAGCTGGTGACCAAGCTGGACGACGCCCTGGTGGCCCTGCAGGTGCTGCCCCGCAACGCCACCGCCCAGCGCCTGACCTCTTACGTTACCTGGATGTGCGGCGCCGGTCCCTGCGCCGCCAGCGCCGATAACAAAAAAGTGCTGCACGTGGTCTTTCTGGACAATGGCCGCACCGAAATCGCCAAGGATCCCCTGTTCTCGCAGGTGTTCCGCTGCGTGCGCTGCGGCGCTTGCGCCAACGTCTGCCCCGTGTACCGCCTCGTGGGCGGCCACAAGATGGGCTACATCTACATTGGCGCCATTGGTCTGATCCTCACGTACTTCTTCCACGGCAAGGACCGTGCGCGCATCCTCAGCCAGAACTGCATGGGCTGCGAATCGTGCGCCAACGTCTGCGCTGGCGGCATTGACCTGCCGCGTCTTATCCGCGAAGTGCGCTCGCGCCTCAACGCGGAGCAGGGCGCGCCCGTTGAGGCCAATCTGCTTTCGGCCGTGATGAAGAACCGCAAGCTTTTTCACAAACTGCTCAAGTTCGCCAGTTTTGCCCAGAAGCCCTTTACGCGTGGGGCGCAGTTCCAGCGCCACCTGCCTGCGGTGTTCCTTGGCAAGCACAACTTCAAGGCTCTGCCCGCCATCGCCAACAAGTCCTTCCGCGATCGTTGGCCCGATCTGGCCCCCAAGGTGCAGAACCCCACCCTGCGCGTGGCCCTTTTCAGCGGTTGCGCCCAGGACTTCATCTATCCCGAAGAGCTGGAAGCCTGCGTGAAGATTCTGGCCGCCAAAAACGTGGCCGTTGACTTCCCCATGGAGCAGTCCTGCTGCGGCCTGCCGCTTGAAATGATGGGGCAGCGCAAAACATCGGTGGATGTGGCCAAGCAGAACATTGCGGCCTTCCGCGGCGGCAACTACGACTACATCATCACCCTGTGCGCCAGCTGCGCCGGTCACCTCAAGCACCACTATCCTGAAATCCTGGACAGTGATTTTTCGACTGTGGAAGCTCAGGCCTTTGCAGCCAAGATCATCGACTTCAGTTCCTTTGTGCACGACGTGCTGGGCCTCAAGCCCGAGGACTTCAACAAGTCCGCGCAAAAGGTCACTTACCATGCTTCGTGCCACCTGTGCCGCGGCCTGGGCGTGAAAAAAGCCCCGCGTGAACTTATCGGCGACGCCGCCGAATACGTGCCCTGCGAGGAAGAAGAAGTGTGCTGCGGTTTTGGCGGCAGCTACTCTGTGAAGTTCCCCGAAATCTCGGCCCAGCTGCTGGACAAGAAGATCGCCAACATGAAGGCCACCGGCGCCGACCGCCTGGTGGTCGACTGCCCCGGCTGCGTCATGCAGATACGTGGCGGCGCTGAAAAACAGGGGCTCAAGATCAAGGTTGACCACATCGCCGAACTTCTGGCCGAAAACCTCAAGAAATAA
- a CDS encoding alpha/beta hydrolase family protein has product MRVITTIALFALLLFTPAANAADTYMVGFRTLGQWSPETGLRLDVNVWYPSSRPPRDLNYAPWEISASRAGKAVDGRFPLLLLSHDTAGTRFSYHDTATWLASLGFVVAAPNHPGDNMDNMDNLLTWQQLENRAQELSGSIDLLLHDPEVEPSVDASRIGVVGFGVGGAAALLLGGALPDCEGWASYCTRTTPNDMYCNTWARERMEALCKNLPLTHSLADPRIRAVAAVAPGFGMLFSRQSFHWFYPPLLLMAAPNDALNSPALHARRIYELMDKKPRWLTLPQADTGSLMAPCPESLALELPELCRSVSSETRTAIHKRMTEALGDFFLHYLGNAQNLPQIPAPPDLTPQPPKPAPEPAAQPGPKPKKRRPG; this is encoded by the coding sequence ATGCGCGTAATCACCACCATAGCCCTCTTTGCCCTGCTGCTGTTTACTCCTGCGGCCAACGCCGCCGACACCTACATGGTGGGTTTTCGCACGCTTGGTCAATGGTCGCCCGAAACCGGCCTGCGGCTGGATGTAAATGTATGGTATCCTTCATCACGCCCCCCGCGTGATCTCAACTACGCCCCGTGGGAGATTTCCGCCTCCCGCGCAGGCAAGGCGGTGGACGGGCGTTTTCCTCTGTTGCTGCTCTCGCACGACACCGCAGGCACGCGTTTTTCGTACCATGACACGGCCACATGGCTGGCTTCGCTGGGTTTTGTCGTGGCTGCGCCCAACCACCCCGGCGACAACATGGACAATATGGACAACCTGCTGACCTGGCAGCAGCTTGAAAACCGCGCCCAGGAGCTCTCTGGCAGCATTGACCTGCTGCTGCACGACCCGGAGGTGGAGCCCAGCGTCGACGCCTCGCGCATTGGCGTGGTGGGCTTTGGCGTAGGCGGGGCCGCTGCGCTGCTGCTTGGAGGCGCGCTGCCCGACTGCGAGGGCTGGGCAAGCTATTGCACCCGCACCACGCCCAACGACATGTACTGCAATACATGGGCGCGCGAACGCATGGAAGCGCTGTGCAAAAACCTGCCGCTTACCCATAGCCTGGCTGACCCCCGCATACGCGCTGTTGCCGCTGTCGCCCCCGGCTTCGGCATGCTGTTTTCGCGCCAGTCGTTCCACTGGTTTTATCCGCCCCTGCTGCTCATGGCCGCGCCCAACGACGCGCTCAACTCCCCGGCCCTGCACGCCCGGCGCATATACGAGCTCATGGACAAAAAGCCCCGCTGGCTCACCCTGCCGCAGGCCGACACAGGCTCGCTTATGGCCCCCTGCCCGGAATCGTTGGCGCTTGAGCTGCCCGAACTGTGCCGCTCGGTGTCGTCCGAAACGCGCACTGCCATACATAAACGCATGACTGAAGCTCTGGGCGACTTTTTTCTGCACTACCTCGGCAATGCCCAGAATCTGCCACAGATTCCGGCCCCGCCCGACCTGACCCCGCAGCCGCCCAAACCTGCTCCGGAGCCTGCCGCGCAGCCTGGCCCAAAACCCAAAAAGCGCCGTCCCGGCTAG
- a CDS encoding sulfide/dihydroorotate dehydrogenase-like FAD/NAD-binding protein, whose product MPTPILHKESLIPGKTSKLVLHAPQIAQKARPGHFVMLRMSEQGERIPLTIADTDRENGTITIVYLVMGKSTAMLEALGAGDAILDVCGPLGHPTHIEKRGTVICVGGGTGIAAMHHIAKGHARIGNKVVGVIGARSKDLLLFENELKSFVDELLISTDDGSYGHKGLVTELLRNRLETDKDVFEVVAVGPVPMMAAVAETTRPFGVKTTVSLNPIMVDGIGMCGACRVTVGGKTKFACVDGPEFDGHEVDFPELRRRLAAYREQETVSIEEYRRVSHGE is encoded by the coding sequence ATGCCAACACCCATATTGCACAAGGAAAGCCTGATCCCGGGCAAAACCAGCAAACTGGTGCTCCATGCGCCGCAAATCGCGCAAAAAGCGCGCCCCGGCCACTTCGTCATGCTGCGCATGAGCGAACAGGGCGAGCGCATCCCCCTTACCATTGCTGACACCGACCGGGAAAACGGCACCATTACCATAGTCTATCTGGTCATGGGCAAAAGTACCGCCATGCTTGAGGCGCTCGGCGCCGGAGACGCCATCCTTGACGTCTGCGGTCCCCTGGGCCACCCCACCCATATCGAAAAACGCGGCACGGTCATCTGCGTGGGCGGCGGCACCGGCATTGCCGCCATGCACCACATTGCCAAGGGCCACGCCCGCATCGGCAACAAGGTCGTGGGCGTTATCGGCGCGCGCAGCAAAGACCTGCTGCTTTTTGAAAACGAACTAAAGTCGTTTGTGGACGAGCTGCTTATTTCGACGGACGACGGCAGCTACGGCCACAAGGGCCTTGTTACCGAACTTTTGCGCAACAGGCTTGAAACGGACAAGGACGTGTTTGAAGTCGTTGCCGTGGGCCCTGTGCCCATGATGGCCGCCGTGGCCGAAACCACGCGTCCTTTTGGCGTCAAAACCACAGTGAGCCTCAACCCCATCATGGTTGACGGCATCGGCATGTGCGGCGCCTGCCGCGTCACCGTGGGCGGCAAAACCAAGTTTGCCTGTGTGGACGGCCCCGAGTTTGACGGTCACGAAGTGGACTTTCCCGAGCTGCGCCGCCGCCTGGCCGCATACAGAGAGCAGGAAACCGTTTCCATCGAAGAATACCGGAGAGTCAGCCATGGAGAATAA
- a CDS encoding heterodisulfide reductase-related iron-sulfur binding cluster, which yields MSTMHELAQRLMALDDRITACMKCGMCQAVCPMFGATGMEADVARGKLALIDNLAHEMIKDPAAVAEKLGRCLLCGSCQAACPPGVQIMDVFMEAREIVNEFIGLHPVKKMIFRSLLTKPGLFNFAMRVGAPMQGLIFGSSNDAQGTVCAPLLNFMLGDRHIHPLAKKPLHARYGALDEPRRAGGLKVAFFPGCVGDKMYIEMAEACLKVLRYHNVAVFMPKNLTCCGIPALSSGDAKGMVEQMRVNVEALKNGDFDYILSPCGSCTSTLKELWPRYAHRLGSVEKRKVEEIAAKAMDINAFLVDVLNVKPAAQPQDNAVSVTYHDSCHLKKSLGVVSQPRAIIAANPAYKVTEMAEADRCCGCGGSFNLFHYDYSRKIGQRKRNNVVASGAKIVAAGCPACMMQLEDVLSHNHDSVRVKHTIELYAESLK from the coding sequence ATGAGTACTATGCACGAACTGGCCCAGAGACTGATGGCTCTGGACGACAGGATCACTGCCTGCATGAAATGCGGCATGTGCCAGGCCGTGTGCCCCATGTTCGGCGCCACCGGTATGGAAGCCGACGTGGCTCGCGGCAAGCTGGCCCTTATTGATAATCTGGCCCATGAAATGATCAAGGATCCCGCTGCGGTGGCTGAAAAACTGGGCCGCTGCCTTTTGTGCGGTTCCTGCCAGGCCGCCTGCCCTCCGGGCGTCCAGATTATGGACGTTTTCATGGAAGCCCGCGAAATCGTAAACGAGTTTATTGGCCTGCACCCGGTCAAGAAGATGATTTTCCGTTCTCTTCTGACCAAGCCCGGCCTGTTTAACTTTGCCATGCGTGTTGGCGCGCCCATGCAGGGCCTTATTTTTGGCTCGAGCAACGACGCGCAGGGTACCGTGTGCGCCCCGCTGCTCAACTTTATGCTGGGCGACCGCCACATTCACCCCCTGGCAAAAAAGCCGCTGCACGCCCGTTATGGCGCGCTTGACGAGCCCCGCCGCGCTGGCGGGCTCAAGGTGGCGTTCTTCCCCGGCTGCGTGGGCGACAAGATGTACATCGAAATGGCCGAGGCCTGTCTGAAGGTGCTGCGTTATCACAACGTGGCCGTGTTCATGCCCAAAAACCTCACCTGCTGCGGTATCCCGGCCCTTTCGTCCGGCGACGCCAAGGGCATGGTGGAGCAGATGCGCGTGAACGTCGAAGCCCTCAAAAACGGCGACTTTGACTACATCCTGAGCCCCTGCGGTTCCTGCACCTCCACGCTCAAGGAACTGTGGCCCCGCTATGCGCACCGCCTCGGCTCTGTTGAAAAGCGCAAGGTCGAAGAAATTGCGGCCAAGGCCATGGACATCAACGCCTTTTTGGTGGATGTGCTCAATGTGAAGCCTGCGGCTCAACCCCAGGACAATGCGGTCAGCGTGACCTATCACGACTCTTGCCATCTCAAAAAATCGCTGGGCGTGGTCAGCCAGCCCCGCGCGATCATTGCGGCCAACCCCGCCTACAAGGTGACAGAAATGGCCGAGGCCGACCGTTGCTGCGGCTGCGGTGGCTCGTTCAACCTCTTCCACTATGACTACTCGCGCAAAATCGGCCAGCGCAAGCGCAACAACGTGGTGGCCTCCGGCGCCAAGATTGTGGCCGCTGGTTGCCCCGCGTGCATGATGCAGCTTGAGGATGTGCTTTCGCACAATCACGATTCCGTGCGCGTCAAGCACACCATTGAGTTGTACGCCGAAAGCCTGAAGTAA